Proteins from one Acidobacteriota bacterium genomic window:
- a CDS encoding GNAT family N-acetyltransferase, translating to MKPDIKIVKVKNSSSNYSSTKWELRHYLKSGDIGYLSYLHGILYAKEYRYDQTFEAYVASGLAEFTKSFNPAKDRIWLAEISDQIIGSIAIVGHSTTEAQLRWFLVHPDFRGLGLGKELMKEALQFCKERKYKIIFLWTTSELNVARHLYMRAGFIKTEEKTHEIWGKRVTEERYDLLL from the coding sequence ATGAAACCCGATATAAAGATTGTAAAGGTAAAAAATAGTAGCTCCAACTATTCATCGACAAAATGGGAGTTACGGCATTATCTTAAGTCGGGGGATATAGGCTATCTCTCTTATCTTCATGGGATATTATATGCAAAAGAATATAGATATGACCAAACATTCGAAGCGTATGTCGCTAGTGGACTTGCTGAATTCACTAAATCATTTAACCCAGCTAAAGATCGAATTTGGCTGGCAGAAATAAGCGATCAGATTATCGGTTCCATCGCCATCGTAGGGCATTCAACAACAGAAGCTCAGCTTCGCTGGTTCCTTGTGCATCCCGACTTCCGCGGGCTTGGCCTTGGGAAAGAACTCATGAAAGAGGCGCTTCAGTTTTGCAAGGAGCGCAAGTACAAAATAATATTCCTCTGGACCACGAGCGAACTTAACGTAGCCCGACATCTTTACATGCGTGCTGGCTTCATCAAAACCGAGGAAAAAACCCATGAAATATGGGGAAAGAGAGTGACAGAGGAAAGATATGACCTGCTTTTATGA